Proteins encoded within one genomic window of Acidimicrobiales bacterium:
- a CDS encoding cupin domain-containing protein, whose product MQLTSLADAPDFDDAHVVARAFLDAEQCNVRVIRLVPGQNLPPHTHGSSDLMLYVVDGTGRLDTPDGPTDFTAGTLAHLRGDEELRVSNTGTTGMTLLAFLAPPFPPTDT is encoded by the coding sequence ATGCAGCTGACCTCGCTCGCCGACGCTCCCGACTTCGACGACGCCCACGTCGTCGCCCGAGCATTCCTCGACGCCGAGCAGTGCAACGTCAGAGTGATCAGGCTCGTTCCAGGTCAGAACCTTCCCCCGCACACCCACGGGTCCTCCGACCTCATGCTCTACGTGGTCGACGGCACCGGCCGTCTCGACACGCCTGACGGCCCGACTGATTTCACTGCGGGAACACTTGCTCACTTGCGTGGCGACGAAGAGCTCCGAGTATCCAACACCGGCACCACCGGTATGACCCTGCTCGCGTTCCTCGCCCCGCCGTTCCCACCCACCGACACCTGA
- the purU gene encoding formyltetrahydrofolate deformylase — MTTATLLLSCPDQPGIVAAVADFVFRHGGNIVHADQHNDAERGVFFQRVEFELEGFGLGRADLATAVEDLGARFEMHVDIKYSDERAKTAVLVSREPHCLYDLLARWRGGELPGDIELVISNHPDHADVAAHFGLPYHHLPVTADTKAQQERAVLALLHDHGVELVVLARYMQILSADFVDQFPNKIINIHHSFLPAFVGSRPYHQAHERGVKLVGVTAHYATADLDAGPILAQDVVHTSHRDAVADLVRKGRDLEKAVLARAVLAHLEHRVLVYGNKTVVFS, encoded by the coding sequence GTGACCACCGCAACGCTGTTGCTGTCGTGCCCGGACCAGCCGGGGATCGTCGCGGCCGTCGCCGACTTCGTGTTCCGCCACGGCGGCAACATCGTCCACGCCGACCAGCACAACGATGCGGAGCGAGGCGTGTTCTTCCAGCGCGTCGAGTTTGAGCTCGAAGGGTTCGGGCTCGGCCGTGCCGACCTGGCGACGGCTGTCGAGGACCTCGGCGCCCGATTCGAGATGCACGTCGACATCAAGTACTCCGACGAGCGGGCGAAGACCGCGGTGCTGGTGTCGAGAGAACCGCACTGCCTGTACGACCTGCTCGCGCGGTGGCGGGGTGGCGAGCTCCCGGGCGACATCGAGCTCGTGATCAGCAACCATCCCGATCACGCCGACGTGGCGGCCCACTTCGGGCTCCCCTACCACCACCTGCCGGTCACCGCCGACACCAAGGCGCAACAGGAGCGAGCCGTGCTCGCCCTGCTGCACGACCACGGCGTCGAGCTCGTGGTGCTGGCCCGCTACATGCAGATCCTGTCGGCCGATTTCGTCGACCAGTTCCCGAACAAGATCATCAACATCCACCACTCGTTCCTGCCCGCGTTCGTGGGCAGCCGGCCGTACCACCAGGCCCACGAGCGGGGCGTCAAGCTCGTCGGCGTCACCGCTCACTACGCCACGGCCGACCTCGACGCCGGCCCGATCCTCGCCCAGGACGTCGTACACACCAGCCACCGCGACGCGGTGGCTGATCTCGTGCGGAAGGGCCGCGACCTCGAAAAGGCAGTGCTGGCGCGGGCGGTCCTCGCCCACCTCGAGCACCGGGTGCTGGTCTACGGCAACAAGACGGTGGTGTTCAGCTGA
- a CDS encoding zinc ribbon domain-containing protein, which produces MKRSTTQVLYRYLPGAVFPHEDGFIAQVHHITGPRVGDLNRTVLLEELAVELDKWLPDQIGIPDPRSNPDEYTIIEPEEVSWDVYPLTFECANPSCRRVKRWFQQDQLLTDTNATGKVRCPHCNSKMRQLRYLTAHNCGTMQPLHTQRCPNCGIPDHMYLEDLGSFRSSSWRCRQCGAAISTRFTPCDCGRYARGGGQPYRQGYTARDQRVWLPQTLTIINISGQTYDNLQRHSERGLAALASWLGDQTELAVSLTELERPGGGQRMTAAEWATQEQALRASGVDESVIANVRALQGPATSGVAAIAGSVHPDVIAVAGQRSMVERAGLFDRNIIDDRKSFVELRDGATGPARTIADHTARTMALLGIEDISMTQRFPIVVASYGYSRCDRTPGNSNLRSYAQPRRYNGKTPIFAVPADTEALLVTFDARAVLGFLVHEGDAAGPVPASSRDAKLAVAQLLAGDPAIGGDNAAGKTRRLVHSASHALLRALDDGQTGFGEASLAEWIVTDAMTTAIYVASYNDFTLGAFDTVLRRRLAPWLLSAADNVNHCDNDPMCSHVSSQRPHAACDRCLHLSFGCRTWNADLDRRLLRRFWLWTQQQPVP; this is translated from the coding sequence ATGAAGCGTTCGACCACCCAGGTGCTGTACCGCTACCTCCCCGGCGCGGTCTTTCCGCACGAGGACGGGTTCATCGCACAGGTGCATCACATCACGGGCCCGCGTGTCGGTGACCTGAACCGCACCGTTCTCCTCGAAGAGCTTGCCGTCGAACTCGACAAGTGGCTGCCGGACCAGATCGGGATTCCCGATCCACGCTCCAATCCCGACGAGTACACCATCATCGAACCCGAAGAGGTGTCATGGGACGTGTACCCGTTGACGTTCGAATGTGCGAATCCAAGTTGCCGTCGCGTAAAGCGATGGTTCCAGCAGGATCAGCTACTTACCGACACCAACGCGACCGGCAAGGTCAGGTGCCCGCACTGCAACTCGAAGATGCGGCAGCTGCGGTACCTCACCGCCCACAACTGTGGGACGATGCAACCGCTGCACACACAGCGGTGCCCGAACTGCGGCATCCCCGACCACATGTACCTTGAGGACCTCGGGTCGTTCCGGTCCTCGTCGTGGCGCTGTCGGCAATGTGGCGCAGCGATCAGCACACGATTCACACCGTGCGACTGCGGGCGCTACGCACGGGGTGGCGGTCAGCCGTACCGGCAGGGTTACACCGCGCGCGACCAGCGCGTTTGGCTGCCGCAGACGCTCACGATCATCAACATCTCGGGACAGACCTACGACAACTTGCAGCGGCATTCCGAGCGTGGTCTCGCCGCGCTCGCCTCATGGCTTGGCGATCAGACCGAGCTCGCCGTGTCACTCACAGAACTCGAGCGACCAGGTGGCGGCCAGCGCATGACCGCTGCCGAGTGGGCGACACAGGAGCAGGCGCTGCGCGCCAGTGGCGTCGACGAGTCGGTCATCGCGAACGTACGCGCCCTCCAGGGCCCGGCAACCAGTGGTGTCGCCGCCATTGCCGGATCCGTCCATCCCGATGTCATCGCAGTTGCGGGGCAACGCTCGATGGTCGAACGCGCCGGCCTCTTCGACCGCAACATCATCGACGACCGCAAGAGCTTCGTGGAACTACGCGATGGCGCGACGGGTCCCGCACGAACGATCGCGGACCACACCGCGCGAACGATGGCGCTGCTCGGCATCGAGGACATCTCGATGACGCAGCGATTCCCGATCGTCGTCGCGAGCTACGGCTACAGCCGATGCGATCGGACGCCCGGCAACTCCAACCTCCGCAGCTATGCCCAACCACGTCGCTACAACGGCAAGACGCCAATCTTCGCCGTACCGGCGGACACCGAGGCACTCCTCGTGACGTTCGATGCTCGTGCTGTCCTCGGATTCCTGGTGCACGAGGGTGACGCCGCGGGACCGGTCCCGGCTTCGAGCCGGGATGCGAAGCTCGCGGTCGCGCAACTCCTGGCCGGCGATCCGGCAATCGGAGGCGACAACGCCGCGGGCAAGACGCGGCGACTCGTTCACTCCGCATCTCACGCGTTGTTGCGCGCGCTCGACGACGGCCAGACTGGCTTCGGCGAGGCCAGCCTCGCCGAATGGATCGTCACCGATGCGATGACGACCGCGATCTATGTCGCGTCGTACAACGACTTCACGCTCGGCGCGTTCGACACTGTGCTGCGCAGGCGGCTCGCGCCCTGGTTACTCAGTGCAGCCGACAACGTGAACCACTGCGACAACGATCCCATGTGCTCACACGTATCGTCACAACGACCTCACGCCGCGTGCGACCGGTGCCTGCACCTCTCATTCGGATGTCGCACCTGGAACGCCGATCTCGACCGACGACTCCTCCGCCGCTTCTGGCTGTGGACGCAGCAACAGCCGGTGCCGTGA
- a CDS encoding serine hydrolase domain-containing protein: MVDAPIEGRCAPGFEAVESAFASNFAERGEVGAAVHVIVGGVPVVDLVGGWADEARTRPWTPSTIVDVYSVGKGLLAMLTLQLVDEGLLALGQPIAEVWPEFAAGGKGSATVEHALTHRAGVPAIREILTDEDLFDWDRMTGAIAATEAWWAPGERLAYHTNTFGHLVGELIHRAAGEMPGDRLRSVAAPLDADVWFGVPAAEQGRCAEVIWAPARPLIAPTSFEGLEGDALMNALAHMNPPGYSSVGLVNTARWRALPLGSTADHASAAGVARIYAALLEPGRLVSPDLLALATSPRASGDCPILGERVTFGLGFQPTTERRPMGRSPRAFGHFGTGGALGFADPDAGVAFGYVMNHVIPRWQSSRNRALIDAVYDCLAVR; this comes from the coding sequence GTGGTTGACGCGCCGATCGAGGGTCGTTGCGCCCCGGGCTTCGAAGCTGTCGAGTCGGCGTTCGCGTCGAACTTCGCCGAGCGCGGCGAGGTGGGTGCGGCCGTGCACGTGATCGTCGGCGGGGTGCCGGTGGTCGACTTGGTCGGCGGTTGGGCCGACGAGGCTCGCACGCGCCCGTGGACGCCGTCGACGATCGTCGACGTGTACTCCGTCGGCAAGGGGCTGCTGGCGATGTTGACCTTGCAGTTGGTCGACGAAGGGCTGCTCGCCCTCGGCCAACCGATCGCGGAGGTCTGGCCCGAGTTCGCGGCCGGCGGCAAGGGATCGGCGACGGTCGAGCACGCGCTCACCCACCGAGCGGGCGTCCCGGCCATCCGCGAGATCCTGACCGACGAGGACCTGTTCGACTGGGACCGGATGACCGGCGCGATCGCCGCCACGGAGGCCTGGTGGGCGCCAGGCGAGCGGCTCGCCTACCACACCAACACGTTCGGGCACCTGGTGGGCGAGCTCATCCACCGTGCCGCGGGTGAGATGCCCGGCGACCGCTTGCGAAGCGTCGCTGCGCCGCTCGACGCCGACGTCTGGTTCGGCGTCCCCGCGGCGGAGCAGGGCCGCTGTGCCGAGGTGATCTGGGCGCCGGCGCGGCCGCTGATCGCCCCCACCTCGTTCGAGGGGCTCGAGGGCGACGCCTTGATGAACGCGCTCGCCCACATGAACCCGCCCGGCTACTCGTCGGTGGGTCTGGTCAACACCGCCCGATGGCGCGCGCTGCCGCTCGGGTCCACCGCCGACCACGCGTCGGCCGCGGGTGTCGCCCGCATCTACGCCGCCCTGCTCGAGCCGGGGCGGCTCGTCTCACCTGATCTGCTCGCCCTGGCGACGTCCCCGAGGGCCAGCGGCGACTGCCCGATCCTCGGCGAGCGGGTGACGTTCGGCCTCGGGTTCCAACCGACGACCGAACGTCGGCCGATGGGCCGCAGCCCTCGGGCGTTCGGACACTTCGGCACCGGGGGCGCGTTGGGCTTCGCCGATCCCGATGCCGGCGTGGCGTTCGGCTACGTGATGAACCACGTGATCCCGCGCTGGCAGAGCTCGCGCAACCGGGCGCTCATCGACGCGGTCTACGACTGCCTCGCCGTCCGCTGA
- a CDS encoding sulfotransferase → MTWTAPPRPAAAQALHEAAEAERRANPEAFSLDPDVIVQRAMSHRVADPSELVGDWRPGLEHFLGSAREDGRLNAIGERIMGEQAASKLAFGARVRATLAEHPERAGRVLQPPIVIVGGWRTGTTFLFRLLGTDPRLRAPLPLELTRPWKVAVSSLRERAALTDQLDAAPNPLHLLNPALRSVHDHGPRLAEECVLAMGVDLRSWGFPATVRLDAYASWLATQDLATAYAEYRRVLQLLDDGDGRRFVLKAPAHTPELAHVARTFPGAVVVHLHRDMVETVASGASLFAVFRSTYSDEVDPTDVGRFQLDQTELWLRRAWAFRAGELASHVTLVDVAYSDLVRDPAAVVSAVYAAAGIEPPADLPGFVEAYQRQHPRHEHGAHRYTPEDFGIDPGEVAERFAFLAVDI, encoded by the coding sequence GTGACCTGGACCGCGCCCCCGCGCCCCGCCGCTGCCCAGGCGCTCCACGAGGCGGCCGAAGCCGAACGGCGGGCCAACCCCGAGGCGTTCTCGCTGGACCCCGACGTGATCGTGCAACGGGCGATGTCGCACCGCGTGGCCGATCCCTCGGAGCTCGTGGGCGACTGGCGCCCGGGCCTGGAGCACTTCCTCGGCTCGGCGCGCGAAGACGGCCGCCTGAACGCGATCGGCGAGCGGATCATGGGCGAGCAGGCCGCCTCGAAGCTCGCCTTCGGCGCCCGTGTCCGCGCCACGCTCGCCGAACATCCCGAACGAGCCGGCCGTGTGCTGCAACCCCCGATCGTGATCGTGGGGGGCTGGCGCACGGGTACGACGTTCTTGTTCCGGCTGCTCGGCACCGACCCGCGCCTCCGTGCCCCGCTGCCGCTCGAGCTGACACGGCCCTGGAAGGTCGCGGTGTCGTCGCTGCGGGAGCGGGCAGCGCTGACCGACCAGCTCGACGCGGCACCGAACCCGCTGCACCTGTTGAACCCGGCTCTCCGATCGGTGCACGACCACGGGCCGCGCTTGGCCGAGGAGTGTGTGCTGGCGATGGGTGTCGACCTCAGGAGCTGGGGGTTCCCCGCCACGGTCCGGTTGGACGCGTACGCCAGCTGGCTCGCCACCCAGGACCTCGCCACTGCGTACGCGGAGTACCGCCGGGTGCTACAGCTGCTCGATGATGGCGACGGGCGGCGCTTCGTGCTGAAAGCACCGGCGCACACCCCTGAGCTCGCGCACGTCGCCCGCACGTTCCCTGGCGCGGTGGTCGTCCACCTCCACCGCGACATGGTCGAGACGGTCGCGTCGGGCGCCAGCCTGTTCGCCGTGTTCCGCTCCACGTACAGCGACGAAGTCGACCCAACCGATGTCGGTCGCTTCCAGCTCGACCAGACCGAGCTTTGGCTGCGGCGCGCGTGGGCGTTTCGCGCCGGGGAGCTCGCCAGCCACGTGACCTTGGTCGACGTCGCTTACTCCGACTTGGTGCGCGATCCTGCCGCCGTCGTGTCGGCCGTGTACGCCGCGGCCGGCATCGAACCGCCCGCCGACCTGCCCGGCTTCGTCGAGGCGTACCAGCGCCAACACCCGCGTCACGAGCACGGCGCCCACCGCTACACGCCCGAGGACTTCGGCATCGATCCGGGCGAGGTGGCCGAGCGTTTCGCCTTCCTCGCCGTGGACATCTGA
- a CDS encoding PHP domain-containing protein, which yields MRLHLRALNDLVGVIQGLKHGSGDKDWRSGGSADVYGVACEDVTMTPRDGHVHTEWSWDAPHGSMERACARALVLGLDSIAFTDHADFVRWRVSTGVAEFLGDLGAVVDDGTFVPPPLDVDGYLACVERCRQRFPDLEIHAGVELGEPHRDPQQATAVLDAGAFDLVVAAVHSLPGGDGLVEVSDAYLDRSAPEVVRGYLTEMERMIRSWDRFDVLAHIDYAARSWPADTGPDGAGPYDAGDFEEEHRTVLHALAATERALEVNTRLPLDARVVTWWRQEGGTTVSVGSDVHDSHFLAQGFDVAATTLAAEGFHPDPARSGFLTLG from the coding sequence GTGCGCCTGCATCTGCGCGCCTTGAACGACCTCGTCGGCGTGATCCAGGGACTGAAGCACGGGTCCGGCGACAAGGACTGGCGCTCGGGCGGATCGGCTGATGTGTATGGGGTTGCCTGCGAGGATGTGACCATGACGCCGAGGGACGGCCACGTGCACACAGAGTGGTCCTGGGACGCCCCTCACGGTTCGATGGAACGAGCCTGCGCACGCGCGCTCGTGCTGGGCCTCGACTCGATCGCGTTCACCGATCACGCCGACTTCGTCCGGTGGCGCGTCTCGACGGGCGTGGCCGAGTTCCTCGGCGACCTCGGGGCGGTCGTGGACGACGGCACCTTCGTGCCGCCACCTCTCGACGTCGACGGTTACCTCGCCTGCGTCGAGCGGTGCCGCCAGCGGTTCCCCGACCTCGAGATCCACGCCGGAGTCGAGCTCGGCGAGCCGCACCGGGATCCGCAGCAGGCCACTGCTGTGCTCGACGCCGGGGCGTTCGACCTCGTCGTTGCCGCCGTCCACTCGCTGCCCGGCGGCGACGGTCTCGTCGAGGTGTCCGACGCCTACCTCGACCGCTCTGCACCCGAGGTCGTGCGCGGCTACCTGACCGAGATGGAGCGGATGATCCGCTCATGGGACCGCTTCGACGTGCTGGCCCACATCGACTACGCCGCCCGGTCCTGGCCAGCCGACACCGGACCAGATGGAGCCGGTCCCTACGACGCAGGCGACTTCGAGGAAGAGCACCGGACGGTCCTGCACGCACTGGCTGCGACTGAGCGAGCGCTGGAGGTCAACACTCGGCTTCCCCTCGACGCTCGGGTCGTCACGTGGTGGCGCCAGGAGGGCGGCACCACGGTGAGCGTCGGTAGCGACGTGCATGACTCGCACTTCCTCGCTCAGGGCTTCGACGTGGCGGCCACGACGCTCGCCGCCGAAGGGTTCCACCCCGACCCCGCCCGGTCCGGGTTCTTGACCCTCGGCTGA
- a CDS encoding alpha/beta fold hydrolase has protein sequence MGRAPTSAVMRDELFRAQWQRALGYAPYEGAEIGECLAVADQITSVDATVWYDRWHELADRVHEAAVRSETSGDIDAARAGFLRASNYYRSAGVFLLGAPVDERLRDTHRSEVAAFRRGVALLGVPAEIVEIPFGSFRLPGYFLRPSRDGAPRRTIVLTGGYDGTAEELYFTSGAAAVARGYNVVAFDGPGQGSMIVDQGVPFLPDWESVVTPVVDWLLARPDVDPARIALMGLSFGGYLAPRAATKEHRFAACISDCGPYDLFETAVARIPGVLGRQLPHGNRIALGLLRRVLRIVMGKPTAGWALRRNVFVHGLTDPLEFFRIAPDYSLEGREAEITCPTLVCGAEHDDLSANAPRLYDALTCEKSYVQFLAADGAGDHCESGARPLFNQTAFDWLDTVMPESSVATSAAGA, from the coding sequence ATGGGCCGGGCACCCACCTCCGCCGTGATGCGGGACGAGCTCTTCCGGGCGCAATGGCAGCGCGCCCTCGGGTACGCGCCGTACGAGGGCGCCGAGATCGGCGAGTGCCTGGCGGTGGCCGACCAGATCACCAGCGTCGACGCCACCGTCTGGTACGACCGGTGGCACGAGCTCGCCGACCGGGTGCACGAGGCCGCGGTTCGCAGCGAGACGTCGGGCGACATCGACGCCGCCCGCGCCGGCTTCCTGCGCGCCTCGAACTACTACCGGAGCGCGGGGGTGTTCCTCCTCGGCGCGCCGGTCGACGAGCGCCTGCGAGACACCCACCGCAGCGAGGTGGCGGCGTTCCGTCGGGGCGTCGCGCTGTTGGGCGTGCCGGCCGAAATCGTGGAGATCCCGTTCGGCAGCTTCCGCCTGCCCGGCTACTTCCTGCGACCGTCGCGCGACGGTGCCCCCCGGCGCACGATCGTGCTCACGGGCGGCTACGACGGCACGGCCGAGGAGCTCTACTTCACCAGTGGCGCGGCAGCGGTGGCACGGGGCTACAACGTCGTGGCCTTCGACGGCCCGGGCCAGGGCTCGATGATCGTCGATCAAGGCGTTCCGTTCCTTCCCGACTGGGAGTCGGTCGTGACCCCCGTGGTCGACTGGCTCCTCGCACGGCCCGACGTCGACCCGGCGCGCATCGCGCTGATGGGGCTGAGCTTCGGCGGCTACCTCGCGCCGCGCGCCGCCACGAAGGAGCACCGCTTCGCTGCGTGCATCTCGGATTGCGGGCCCTACGACCTGTTCGAGACCGCCGTCGCACGCATCCCGGGCGTGCTCGGCCGGCAGCTCCCCCACGGCAACCGCATCGCGCTCGGCCTCCTGCGCCGCGTGCTGCGCATCGTGATGGGCAAGCCGACCGCGGGTTGGGCGTTGCGCCGCAACGTGTTCGTCCACGGGCTCACCGACCCGCTCGAGTTCTTCCGGATCGCGCCGGACTACTCGCTCGAGGGCCGTGAAGCGGAGATCACGTGTCCGACCCTGGTGTGCGGCGCCGAGCATGACGATCTCAGCGCCAACGCGCCACGGCTGTACGACGCGCTGACGTGTGAGAAGTCGTATGTGCAGTTCCTCGCTGCCGACGGCGCCGGTGACCACTGCGAGAGCGGTGCACGCCCCCTGTTCAACCAGACCGCCTTCGACTGGCTCGACACCGTGATGCCCGAGTCGTCGGTGGCAACCTCCGCGGCAGGGGCATGA
- a CDS encoding phospholipase D-like domain-containing protein gives MNGLVGLVPVAELLAEIAGSRHGATRLALELLGGDPHVLLRGHDDRRLAARAELIGAGVMTESGVPAAGRVAELVVVCEILANGTMPSPRLLPDARLVLSAPPGTVPLADRERLDGFVLDVIRQATTSLAIGGAFWNEAGFELLDDVLLPAVQVRGIATTVYVNTPERDYLAPLQERLATLRSAGPVRVRWFVGARPTMLHAKFVIRDNVHGYLGTANLTSWGLHGHIEAGVELTAGQSQRFVQFLDELDAAGLFDDSPRAEM, from the coding sequence GTGAACGGCCTCGTCGGCCTCGTCCCAGTCGCTGAACTGCTCGCTGAGATCGCTGGCAGCCGCCACGGCGCGACGCGCCTCGCACTCGAGCTCCTCGGAGGGGACCCGCACGTTCTCCTTCGCGGGCACGACGACCGCCGCCTCGCCGCACGCGCAGAGCTCATTGGCGCCGGCGTCATGACCGAGTCTGGCGTTCCTGCCGCCGGGCGCGTAGCGGAGCTCGTTGTCGTGTGCGAGATCCTCGCCAACGGCACGATGCCATCGCCGAGACTGCTTCCCGATGCACGTCTTGTGCTCTCCGCGCCGCCGGGCACCGTCCCGCTCGCTGACCGCGAGCGTCTCGACGGGTTCGTCCTCGACGTCATCCGACAGGCGACTACCAGTCTCGCGATAGGCGGCGCGTTCTGGAACGAAGCAGGCTTCGAACTCCTTGATGACGTGCTCCTGCCAGCGGTGCAAGTGCGCGGAATCGCAACCACCGTCTACGTGAACACACCGGAGCGCGACTACCTCGCGCCCCTGCAAGAACGGCTTGCGACGCTCCGATCTGCCGGGCCGGTACGGGTCCGATGGTTCGTCGGCGCGCGGCCAACCATGTTGCACGCCAAGTTCGTCATCCGCGACAACGTGCACGGCTACCTCGGCACCGCGAACCTCACGTCGTGGGGCTTGCACGGCCACATCGAAGCAGGCGTTGAACTCACGGCCGGCCAGAGCCAGCGCTTCGTGCAGTTCCTCGACGAGCTTGATGCCGCAGGGCTCTTCGACGACTCACCCCGTGCCGAGATGTGA
- a CDS encoding transcriptional repressor — MADHHSIVRRQMGAAGHRYTRGRQSLVDTLATIGAPATIPKILREAPHFVQSSLYRNLAVLQDAGVVTRVDVGEGRAYFELSEAVTEEHHHHLVCRECSAVVDIALPTRAERDLERVLDDAAQGAGFELTEHRVDLVGVCATCRAA, encoded by the coding sequence ATGGCTGACCACCACTCCATCGTGCGGCGGCAGATGGGCGCGGCGGGCCACAGGTACACACGGGGCCGGCAGTCGCTGGTCGACACGCTCGCCACCATCGGTGCACCTGCCACCATTCCCAAGATCCTTCGCGAGGCACCCCACTTCGTGCAGAGCTCGCTGTACCGGAACCTCGCCGTTCTCCAGGACGCGGGCGTCGTCACCCGCGTCGACGTCGGCGAAGGCCGGGCGTACTTCGAGCTCAGCGAAGCAGTGACCGAGGAGCACCACCACCACCTCGTCTGCCGCGAGTGCAGCGCGGTTGTCGACATCGCGCTGCCGACACGGGCCGAGCGAGACCTCGAGCGCGTGCTCGACGACGCCGCGCAAGGTGCCGGTTTCGAGCTGACGGAACACCGCGTCGACCTCGTCGGCGTGTGCGCGACCTGCCGCGCGGCCTGA